In Nocardia asteroides, the following proteins share a genomic window:
- the ileS gene encoding isoleucine--tRNA ligase — MADETTTGAYPRVDFGAGSGASFPELEQQVLDYWGRDDTFRASIDNRDGAGEFVFYDGPPFANGLPHYGHLLTGYVKDLIPRFQTMRGNKVDRRFGWDTHGLPAEIEAEKQLGITDKSQIDAMGLAEFNAACKSSVLRYTGEWRDYVTRQARWVDFDNDYKTLDLDFMESVMWAFKTLYDKGLIYQGFRVLPYSWYEQTPLSNQETRLDDAYKMRQDPAVTVDMVLSVPAEHPLAALDGANALIWTTTPWTLPSNLAIAVHPDVRYVHVQAADGKRYVLAAERVSHYAREFGEEPTVLGEYDGAALADLSYAPPFDFFVGHPNAHRVLTADYVTTDSGTGIVHLAPAFGEEDMDVATANGIEIVQPLDPAGKFTSMVPPYEGLMVFDANPVIIKDLKAAGKLLRHETIEHSYPHSWRSGQPLIYMAVPSWFVAVTKFRDRMVELNKQITWVPEHIRDGQFGKWLEGARDWNISRNRYWGSPIPVWVSDDPAHPRVDVYGSLDELERDFGVRPDDLHRPHIDNLTRPNPDDPTGNSTMRRVPEVLDCWFESGSMPYAQVHYPFENKDWFDSHFPGDFIVEYNGQTRGWFYTLHVLSTALFDSPSFKTVAAHGIVLGDDGLKMSKSKGNYPDVNEVFDRDGSDAMRWFLMSSPILRGGNLIVTERGIREGVSHALRPLWNAWTFLQLYASKPGVWRTDSPHVLDRYILAKLAVTRDVITEALETYDIAGACDELRSFADALTNWYVRRSRSRFWSEDRDAVDTLHTVLEVVTRLAAPLLPLISEVIWRGLTGERSVHLTDWPAETELPHDAELVAAMDEVRTVCSTVLSLRKAKNLRVRLPLAEVTIAAADAARLTPFTELIADEVNVKKVDLTTDVAVHGRFELAVNARAAGPRLGKEVQTVIKAVKAGEWSESADGVVTAAGITLLPEEYTQRLVAAEPESTAALPGNAGLVVLNSVVTEELEAEGWARDLIRDLQETRKSQGLEVSDRITVVLEVPADRAAWALAHRDLIAGEILATTLDFGTVGADAAELTGGARATVTKA, encoded by the coding sequence ATGGCGGACGAGACAACCACCGGTGCGTACCCCCGGGTCGACTTCGGCGCGGGTTCCGGCGCGTCCTTCCCGGAACTCGAACAGCAGGTCCTCGACTACTGGGGCCGCGACGACACCTTCCGCGCCAGCATCGACAACCGCGACGGCGCGGGCGAGTTCGTCTTCTACGACGGCCCGCCCTTCGCCAACGGCCTGCCGCACTACGGCCACCTGCTCACCGGCTACGTCAAGGACCTGATCCCGCGCTTCCAGACCATGCGCGGCAACAAGGTCGACCGCCGCTTCGGCTGGGACACTCACGGCCTGCCCGCCGAGATCGAGGCCGAGAAGCAGCTCGGCATCACCGACAAGTCGCAGATCGACGCGATGGGGCTGGCCGAGTTCAACGCCGCCTGTAAGTCCTCGGTACTGCGCTACACGGGCGAGTGGCGTGACTACGTCACCCGCCAGGCGCGCTGGGTCGATTTCGACAACGACTACAAGACCCTCGATCTCGACTTCATGGAGTCGGTGATGTGGGCCTTCAAGACCCTCTACGACAAGGGCCTGATCTACCAGGGCTTCCGGGTGCTGCCCTACAGCTGGTACGAGCAGACGCCGCTGTCGAACCAGGAGACCCGCCTCGACGACGCCTACAAGATGCGCCAGGACCCGGCGGTCACCGTCGACATGGTGCTGTCCGTGCCCGCCGAGCACCCGCTGGCCGCCCTCGACGGCGCCAACGCCCTGATCTGGACCACCACGCCGTGGACCCTGCCGTCCAACCTGGCGATCGCGGTGCACCCCGACGTGCGCTACGTGCACGTGCAGGCCGCCGACGGCAAGCGCTATGTGCTGGCCGCCGAACGGGTGTCGCACTACGCCCGGGAGTTCGGCGAGGAGCCGACGGTGCTCGGCGAGTACGACGGCGCGGCCCTGGCCGACCTGTCCTACGCCCCGCCGTTCGACTTCTTCGTCGGTCACCCCAACGCGCACCGCGTGCTCACCGCCGACTATGTCACCACCGACTCCGGCACCGGAATCGTCCACCTCGCACCGGCTTTCGGTGAGGAGGACATGGACGTCGCCACCGCCAACGGCATCGAGATCGTGCAGCCGCTGGACCCGGCGGGCAAGTTCACCTCGATGGTGCCGCCGTACGAGGGCCTGATGGTCTTCGACGCCAACCCGGTGATCATCAAGGACCTCAAGGCCGCCGGAAAGCTGCTGCGGCACGAGACGATCGAGCACTCCTACCCGCACAGCTGGCGCTCGGGCCAGCCGCTGATCTACATGGCCGTGCCGTCCTGGTTCGTCGCGGTCACCAAGTTCCGCGACCGGATGGTCGAGCTGAACAAGCAGATCACCTGGGTGCCCGAGCACATCCGCGACGGCCAGTTCGGCAAGTGGCTCGAGGGCGCGCGCGACTGGAACATCAGCCGTAACCGCTACTGGGGCAGCCCGATCCCGGTGTGGGTGTCCGACGACCCGGCCCACCCGCGCGTGGATGTCTACGGGTCGCTCGACGAGCTCGAGCGCGACTTCGGCGTGCGCCCGGACGACCTGCACCGCCCCCACATCGACAACCTGACCCGGCCGAATCCCGATGATCCGACCGGTAACTCGACCATGCGCCGGGTGCCCGAGGTGCTCGACTGCTGGTTCGAGTCGGGCTCTATGCCGTATGCCCAGGTGCACTACCCGTTCGAGAACAAGGACTGGTTCGACAGCCACTTCCCGGGCGACTTCATCGTCGAGTACAACGGCCAGACCCGCGGCTGGTTCTACACCCTGCACGTGCTGTCCACCGCGCTGTTCGACTCGCCGTCGTTCAAAACCGTTGCCGCGCACGGCATCGTGCTCGGTGACGACGGCCTGAAGATGTCGAAGTCCAAGGGCAACTACCCCGACGTCAACGAGGTCTTCGACCGCGACGGCTCCGACGCGATGCGCTGGTTCCTGATGAGCTCGCCGATCCTGCGCGGCGGCAACCTCATCGTCACCGAGCGCGGCATCCGCGAGGGCGTCAGCCACGCGCTGCGGCCGCTGTGGAACGCGTGGACCTTCCTGCAGCTCTACGCCTCGAAGCCCGGGGTGTGGCGCACGGATTCGCCGCACGTGCTCGACCGGTACATCCTGGCCAAGCTGGCGGTCACCCGCGACGTCATCACCGAGGCGCTCGAGACCTACGACATCGCCGGCGCCTGCGACGAGCTGCGCTCGTTCGCCGACGCGCTCACCAACTGGTATGTGCGCCGGTCGCGTTCGCGGTTCTGGTCCGAGGACCGCGACGCGGTCGACACGCTGCACACGGTGCTCGAGGTGGTCACCCGCCTGGCCGCCCCGCTGCTGCCGCTGATCAGCGAGGTCATCTGGCGTGGGCTCACCGGCGAGCGCTCGGTGCACCTGACCGACTGGCCCGCCGAGACCGAGCTGCCGCACGACGCCGAGCTGGTGGCCGCGATGGACGAGGTGCGCACGGTCTGCTCCACGGTGCTGAGCCTGCGCAAGGCCAAGAACCTGCGGGTGCGGCTGCCGCTGGCCGAGGTGACCATCGCCGCGGCCGACGCCGCCCGGCTCACCCCGTTCACCGAGCTGATCGCCGACGAGGTCAACGTCAAGAAGGTCGACCTGACCACCGACGTGGCCGTGCACGGGCGCTTCGAGCTGGCCGTCAACGCCCGCGCGGCGGGTCCGCGGCTGGGCAAGGAGGTCCAGACCGTGATCAAGGCCGTCAAGGCGGGGGAGTGGAGCGAGTCGGCCGACGGTGTCGTCACCGCCGCCGGGATCACCCTGCTGCCCGAGGAGTACACCCAGCGCCTGGTGGCCGCCGAACCCGAGTCCACCGCCGCCCTGCCCGGCAATGCCGGCCTGGTGGTGCTGAACTCGGTGGTCACCGAGGAACTGGAGGCCGAGGGCTGGGCCCGCGACCTCATCCGCGACCTGCAGGAGACCCGCAAGTCCCAGGGCCTCGAGGTCTCGGACCGGATCACCGTGGTCCTGGAGGTGCCCGCCGACCGCGCCGCCTGGGCCCTGGCCCACCGCGACCTGATCGCGGGCGAGATCCTGGCCACCACACTGGATTTCGGTACGGTCGGCGCCGACGCCGCCGAACTCACCGGCGGCGCCCGCGCCACGGTCACCAAGGCCTGA
- a CDS encoding NlpC/P60 family protein: MQRKVLRRLAFGFVASLATTLVLAGPAWSQTGSASGSGGSGSASGSSSGSGGIPLPSATGIGALTAAATQIGKPYEWGANGPHAWDCSALVQWAFRQVGVELPRTTWEQAKVGMPVTFRGLAPGDVVILNGDGSHVGIYAGMGQILDAHDWGVPVGLHPLREFDIFTIRRF, from the coding sequence ATGCAACGAAAAGTTCTGCGGCGGTTGGCTTTCGGCTTCGTCGCTTCCCTGGCCACCACCCTCGTGCTCGCCGGCCCCGCCTGGTCGCAGACCGGCAGCGCCTCGGGCTCGGGCGGATCCGGTTCCGCGTCCGGCAGTTCGAGTGGCTCCGGTGGGATCCCGTTACCCAGCGCCACCGGGATCGGCGCGCTCACCGCCGCCGCCACCCAGATCGGCAAACCCTACGAGTGGGGCGCGAACGGCCCACACGCCTGGGACTGCTCGGCCCTGGTGCAGTGGGCCTTCCGCCAGGTCGGCGTCGAGCTGCCGCGTACCACCTGGGAACAGGCGAAGGTCGGCATGCCGGTGACCTTCCGCGGGCTCGCGCCCGGCGACGTCGTCATCCTCAACGGCGACGGTTCGCACGTCGGCATCTACGCGGGGATGGGCCAGATCCTCGACGCCCACGACTGGGGCGTTCCGGTCGGCCTGCATCCCCTGCGCGAATTCGACATCTTCACCATTCGCCGGTTCTGA
- a CDS encoding UTP--glucose-1-phosphate uridylyltransferase: MKIRKAVIPAAGIGSRLLPLTKATPKEMLPVGDKPVIEHTVRELVSSGITDITIVVSGGKSLIQDHFRPNPALVAQLRADGKSAYADAVEEVGELSRAGHITYLDQHGPYGNGTPVLNAARHLGDEPMLVLWPDDVFVAEVPRAQQLITAYESTGCPVLALLPMEPGESQRYGVPVVREDLDDGLLRISGLMEKPKPEDAPSAFAAIGGYVVTPGIIEELQTQTDNWYTHQSGEVYLTDAINTYAANHAVYGQVIQGRWYDTGNPADYLVAQFASALAHPEYGPLLRQLVD; the protein is encoded by the coding sequence ATGAAGATCCGCAAGGCTGTCATTCCGGCTGCGGGAATCGGCTCCCGGCTGCTTCCGCTGACCAAGGCGACGCCGAAGGAAATGCTGCCCGTCGGGGACAAACCGGTCATCGAACACACCGTCCGCGAGCTGGTGTCCTCCGGGATCACCGACATCACCATCGTGGTGAGCGGCGGCAAGTCGCTGATCCAGGATCACTTCCGCCCGAACCCGGCGCTGGTCGCGCAGCTGCGCGCCGACGGCAAGTCCGCCTACGCCGACGCGGTGGAGGAGGTCGGTGAACTCTCCCGCGCCGGTCACATCACCTATCTGGACCAGCACGGTCCCTACGGCAACGGCACGCCGGTGCTCAACGCGGCGCGGCACCTGGGCGACGAGCCCATGCTGGTGCTGTGGCCCGACGACGTGTTCGTCGCCGAGGTGCCGCGCGCCCAGCAGCTCATCACCGCCTACGAGTCCACCGGCTGCCCGGTGCTCGCGCTGCTGCCGATGGAACCGGGCGAGTCGCAGCGCTACGGCGTTCCGGTGGTGCGCGAGGACCTCGACGACGGTCTGCTGCGCATCTCGGGCCTGATGGAGAAGCCCAAGCCGGAGGACGCGCCGTCGGCGTTCGCGGCCATCGGCGGCTACGTGGTGACCCCGGGCATCATCGAGGAACTGCAGACGCAGACCGACAACTGGTACACCCACCAGTCCGGCGAGGTGTACCTGACCGACGCGATCAACACCTACGCCGCCAACCACGCGGTGTACGGCCAGGTGATCCAGGGCCGCTGGTACGACACCGGCAACCCGGCCGACTACCTGGTCGCGCAGTTCGCCTCGGCGCTGGCCCATCCCGAGTACGGGCCGCTGCTGCGTCAGCTGGTCGACTGA
- a CDS encoding DNA polymerase IV, whose protein sequence is MDAFFASVEQLTRPTLRGRPVLVGGVGQRGVVAGASYEARVFGARSAMPMHQARRLIGVSAVVVPPRGAVYSVLSGQVFDALRSRVPVLETLSFDEAFAEPAELAGASVAEVEDYCAMLRALVADRTGLTASIGAGTGKQLAKIGSGLAKPDGMRVISPAEQGDLLAGLPVRKLWGIGPVAEGRLRSLGIETVGAFAALPESEAASILGGSVGAALHRLARGIDDRPVAERAEAKQISAENTYERDIVTLPDLRVAITAMAAAAHRRLDRDGRAARTVVLKLRKSDMSVVTRSFTLPYATTDPATLSAAAQRSAIDPAELGPIRLVGVGYGGLSLVRQESLFPELDQAVPDDLTLDQVEDTAPAPVDDRRQDLPAGRWYPGMDVTHPDFGHGWVQGAGYGVVTVRFETSSTGPGPARTFPADDEHLTRADPLGSLA, encoded by the coding sequence ATGGACGCGTTCTTCGCCTCGGTCGAACAGCTCACCCGGCCCACGCTGCGGGGCAGGCCGGTGCTCGTCGGCGGGGTCGGGCAGCGCGGCGTGGTCGCGGGCGCGAGTTACGAGGCCAGGGTGTTCGGCGCGCGCTCGGCCATGCCGATGCATCAGGCGCGACGGCTGATCGGTGTGTCGGCGGTGGTGGTGCCGCCGCGCGGCGCGGTGTACTCGGTGCTCAGCGGCCAGGTGTTCGACGCGCTGCGCAGCCGGGTGCCGGTGCTGGAGACGCTGTCGTTCGACGAGGCCTTCGCCGAACCGGCCGAGCTGGCCGGGGCGAGCGTCGCCGAGGTGGAGGACTACTGCGCGATGCTGCGCGCGCTGGTCGCCGACCGCACCGGGCTCACCGCCTCGATCGGCGCGGGCACCGGCAAGCAGCTCGCCAAGATCGGTTCCGGGCTGGCCAAACCCGACGGCATGCGGGTGATCTCGCCCGCAGAGCAGGGCGACCTGCTGGCCGGGCTGCCGGTGCGGAAACTGTGGGGGATCGGGCCGGTGGCCGAGGGCAGGCTGCGCAGTCTCGGGATCGAGACGGTCGGCGCGTTCGCGGCGCTGCCGGAGTCGGAGGCGGCCTCGATCCTGGGCGGCAGTGTGGGCGCGGCGCTGCACCGGCTCGCGCGCGGCATCGACGACCGGCCGGTCGCCGAACGCGCCGAGGCCAAACAGATCAGCGCCGAGAACACCTACGAGCGCGACATCGTCACCCTGCCCGACCTGCGCGTCGCCATCACCGCGATGGCGGCGGCCGCGCATCGCAGGCTCGACCGCGACGGCCGCGCGGCCCGCACGGTGGTGCTCAAACTCCGCAAGTCCGACATGAGCGTGGTGACCAGGTCGTTCACCCTGCCCTACGCCACCACCGACCCGGCCACCCTGTCCGCGGCCGCGCAGCGGTCCGCCATCGACCCGGCCGAGCTCGGGCCGATCCGCCTCGTCGGCGTCGGCTACGGCGGACTGTCGCTGGTCCGCCAGGAATCGCTGTTCCCCGAACTGGATCAGGCCGTCCCCGACGACCTCACCCTCGACCAGGTCGAGGACACCGCACCGGCACCCGTCGACGACCGGCGGCAGGACCTGCCCGCCGGCCGGTGGTACCCCGGAATGGACGTCACCCACCCCGATTTCGGCCACGGCTGGGTCCAGGGCGCGGGCTACGGCGTGGTGACCGTCCGCTTCGAGACCAGCTCGACAGGCCCCGGCCCGGCGCGTACGTTTCCAGCCGACGACGAGCACCTGACCCGAGCCGATCCCCTCGGCAGCCTCGCGTGA
- a CDS encoding arabinosyltransferase domain-containing protein, which produces MVETIVRQGHPPEDVSEPARRAAGGWARVVAIVAALIGVLSAVALPFLPVRVDTATVSWPQRGTTTSVESPLVAYAPAALSATVPCAALGTLAETGGVAVSTIPRQSADMEKYGFVVKVVADTAERPGRVDVVSRSTLLWTVPLADVLGSGCAISVRLTPDEAAVTTTGLAASGAVLASDLRPQVVGVFSELTGAPPADLAVRVVADSRYITSPSAIKLAAIVLCLVATAISLFALHRLDALDGRSARRFLPQRWWRLRPVDWLVFAVLAVWHFIGANTSDDGYILGMARGARSSGNMSNYYRWFSVDEGPFYTPYTDIIGWLTHLSAVSPLVRLPALGAGLLTWWLISREVLPRLGMAVRKQRVVTWTAALVFLAFWLPYNNGLRAEFVVALGVLVTWVSVERAIATRRLLPFAVAVIVAAFTLTGAPSGLICLGALVAGARVVTAVVLRRAKSVGYLALLLPILAAGTVVLTVVFADRTLAGVLEMFEVHGKIGPGESWFFEFLRYQYLLQLNADGWLTRRFGVFAMLLGLIVCAATMLRRGGHIPGTAVGPTRRLLGITLAAMVLMMFSPTKWTHQFGVFAGLATCVAAVTAVAVGPAVLRPLRNRALFAAAVFFALAMTFVGANGYWYVSSWGIPWWDKPPSVAGFGISTVFAGLTALCLAVAAWFHVHPRPSTRSSRLSRMPVLAVVAALMVLFELASFAKATVKQYPAYSLAGANLEAAFGGGCGMADEVLVETDPNASMLAPLSGDTTTALTGESTGFRPGGVAPVLTSDEVESTTGQANSVSDDPDELRDASTSAGSESRQGSLALPFGLDPATTPVLGSYRAGAQEPASLTSGWFRLPDGPRGPLLAVSVAGRIRSVDEDGVVHPGQELAVEYGTVTADGAVTVTGQVAPIDIGPAPMWRNLRVPLDQLPADTGVVRLVAQDKDLGADQWLAVTPPRMPRTTTLDALVGHETPVLLDWAVGLHFPCQNHLPTYNGIAELPAYRILPDRNGATITNLWQGHDGGGPLGWTQLLFTARTLPTYLNNAWGRDWGSIEQYLPLDTAAVPARPRVDSENRWGTWTPGPIITAW; this is translated from the coding sequence GTGGTAGAGACGATCGTGCGGCAGGGGCATCCGCCCGAGGATGTTTCGGAGCCCGCGCGACGGGCCGCCGGCGGCTGGGCGCGCGTCGTCGCGATCGTCGCCGCCCTGATCGGCGTGCTGAGCGCGGTCGCCCTGCCGTTCCTGCCGGTGCGGGTCGACACCGCGACGGTGTCCTGGCCTCAGCGGGGCACGACCACCTCGGTCGAATCCCCGCTGGTCGCCTACGCTCCCGCCGCCTTGTCGGCGACCGTGCCGTGCGCCGCGCTGGGGACGCTGGCCGAGACCGGCGGCGTCGCGGTGTCGACGATTCCGCGCCAGTCGGCCGACATGGAGAAGTACGGCTTCGTCGTCAAGGTCGTCGCCGACACCGCCGAACGGCCCGGCCGCGTCGACGTGGTGTCGCGCTCGACGCTGCTGTGGACGGTCCCGCTGGCCGACGTGCTCGGCAGCGGGTGCGCGATCTCGGTGCGGCTCACCCCGGACGAAGCCGCCGTCACCACAACGGGTCTGGCCGCCTCCGGCGCCGTGCTGGCGTCGGACCTGCGCCCGCAGGTCGTCGGGGTGTTCAGCGAGCTCACCGGTGCACCGCCCGCCGACCTCGCGGTGCGGGTGGTCGCCGACTCCCGCTACATCACCTCGCCCTCGGCGATCAAGCTCGCCGCGATCGTGTTGTGCCTGGTGGCGACCGCGATCTCGCTGTTCGCGCTGCACCGCCTCGACGCCCTCGACGGCCGCTCCGCCCGCCGGTTCCTGCCGCAGCGCTGGTGGCGGCTGCGCCCGGTGGACTGGCTGGTGTTCGCCGTGCTCGCGGTCTGGCACTTCATCGGCGCCAACACCTCCGACGACGGCTACATCCTCGGCATGGCGAGGGGCGCGCGCAGTTCCGGCAACATGTCGAACTACTACCGCTGGTTCAGCGTCGACGAGGGGCCGTTCTACACCCCCTACACCGACATCATCGGCTGGCTCACCCACCTGTCGGCGGTCAGTCCGCTGGTGCGGCTGCCCGCGCTCGGCGCGGGCCTGCTGACCTGGTGGCTGATCAGCCGCGAGGTGCTGCCCCGCCTCGGCATGGCCGTGCGCAAGCAGCGCGTGGTGACCTGGACCGCGGCCCTGGTGTTCCTGGCCTTCTGGCTGCCCTACAACAACGGCCTGCGCGCGGAGTTCGTGGTCGCGCTCGGAGTGCTGGTCACCTGGGTGTCGGTGGAGCGGGCCATCGCGACGCGGCGGCTGTTGCCCTTCGCCGTGGCGGTGATCGTCGCCGCGTTCACCCTCACCGGCGCGCCGTCGGGCCTGATCTGCCTGGGCGCGCTGGTCGCCGGGGCGCGGGTGGTGACCGCGGTGGTGCTGCGCCGGGCCAAGTCGGTGGGGTACCTCGCGCTGCTGCTGCCGATCCTGGCCGCGGGCACGGTGGTGCTGACGGTCGTGTTCGCCGACCGGACGCTGGCCGGAGTGCTGGAGATGTTCGAGGTGCACGGAAAGATCGGGCCGGGGGAGTCCTGGTTCTTCGAATTCCTGCGCTACCAGTACCTGTTGCAGCTCAATGCCGACGGCTGGCTGACCCGCCGCTTCGGTGTCTTCGCGATGCTGCTCGGGCTGATCGTGTGCGCGGCCACCATGCTGCGCCGCGGCGGCCACATTCCGGGCACCGCGGTGGGCCCGACCCGCAGACTGCTGGGCATCACGCTCGCCGCCATGGTGCTGATGATGTTCTCGCCCACCAAGTGGACCCACCAGTTCGGGGTGTTCGCCGGTCTGGCCACCTGTGTCGCCGCGGTGACCGCCGTCGCCGTCGGCCCGGCGGTGCTGCGTCCGCTGCGCAACCGGGCGCTGTTCGCGGCCGCGGTGTTCTTCGCGCTGGCGATGACCTTCGTCGGCGCGAACGGGTACTGGTATGTCTCGTCGTGGGGCATCCCCTGGTGGGACAAGCCGCCGAGTGTCGCGGGCTTCGGCATCTCCACGGTGTTCGCCGGGCTCACCGCGCTGTGCCTGGCCGTCGCGGCCTGGTTCCACGTCCACCCCCGCCCCTCGACCCGGTCGAGCAGGCTGTCGCGGATGCCGGTGCTGGCCGTCGTCGCGGCGCTCATGGTGCTGTTCGAGCTGGCCTCCTTCGCCAAGGCGACCGTCAAGCAGTACCCGGCGTACTCGCTGGCGGGCGCCAACCTCGAGGCCGCGTTCGGCGGCGGCTGCGGCATGGCCGACGAGGTGCTGGTTGAAACCGACCCCAACGCCTCGATGCTCGCGCCGCTGTCCGGCGACACCACCACCGCGCTCACCGGTGAGTCCACCGGCTTCCGCCCCGGCGGCGTGGCCCCGGTCCTCACCTCCGACGAGGTGGAATCGACCACGGGACAGGCGAACTCGGTCTCCGACGATCCGGACGAGCTGCGCGACGCCTCCACCTCGGCGGGCTCGGAGTCCCGCCAGGGTTCGCTCGCGCTGCCGTTCGGGCTCGACCCCGCGACCACGCCCGTGCTCGGCAGCTACCGGGCCGGCGCGCAGGAGCCCGCGTCGCTGACCAGCGGCTGGTTCCGGCTGCCCGACGGTCCGCGCGGTCCGCTGCTCGCGGTGTCGGTGGCGGGCCGGATCCGCTCGGTCGACGAGGACGGGGTGGTGCATCCCGGTCAGGAGCTGGCCGTGGAGTACGGCACCGTGACCGCCGACGGCGCGGTCACCGTCACCGGACAGGTGGCGCCGATCGACATCGGCCCGGCGCCGATGTGGCGCAACCTGCGTGTCCCACTCGATCAGCTGCCCGCCGACACCGGCGTCGTCCGGCTCGTCGCCCAGGACAAGGACCTCGGCGCCGACCAGTGGCTGGCGGTGACCCCGCCGCGGATGCCGCGCACCACCACCCTGGACGCGCTGGTCGGCCACGAGACGCCCGTGCTGCTGGATTGGGCGGTGGGCCTGCACTTCCCGTGCCAGAACCACCTGCCCACCTACAACGGCATCGCCGAGCTGCCCGCCTACCGGATCCTGCCCGACCGCAACGGCGCCACCATCACCAACCTGTGGCAGGGCCACGACGGTGGCGGCCCGCTCGGCTGGACCCAGCTGCTGTTCACCGCCCGCACCCTGCCCACCTACCTGAACAACGCGTGGGGCCGGGACTGGGGCTCGATCGAGCAGTACCTGCCGCTGGACACCGCCGCGGTGCCCGCCCGCCCGCGGGTCGACTCCGAGAACCGCTGGGGGACATGGACTCCCGGCCCGATCATCACCGCCTGGTAA
- a CDS encoding ADP-ribosylglycohydrolase family protein has protein sequence MGSVHDAGFSDRVAGVLVGGAAGDALGAGYEFSVPGPQAVIDMVGGGPFHWAPGEWTDDTSMALAIVLAAVRGPGIDLDAVAAGFLAWYDTVPPDIGNQTRNVLSARPSSALSMQAVAMSLSGRTGGNGSLMRTAPVALAYLDDAEACVAAAGRIGMLTHYDEHAVEACKLWTYAVRHAVLHADFAGVREYLTGSRHSAYWTERLDEAEQGSPADFPDNGWVVHALQTAWWAITSTDQSTPEHLPRALEACVRAGNDTDTTAAIAGGLLGARWGASAVPPRWRAMLHGYPGLTGADLPDLAQRIAAHQR, from the coding sequence GTGGGTTCGGTGCACGATGCGGGGTTCTCCGACCGGGTCGCCGGCGTGCTCGTCGGCGGGGCCGCGGGGGACGCGCTGGGGGCGGGCTACGAGTTCAGCGTGCCGGGACCGCAGGCGGTGATCGACATGGTCGGCGGCGGGCCGTTCCACTGGGCGCCCGGCGAGTGGACCGACGACACGTCGATGGCGCTGGCCATCGTGCTGGCCGCGGTGCGCGGGCCCGGCATCGACCTGGACGCGGTGGCCGCAGGCTTCCTCGCCTGGTACGACACCGTGCCGCCCGACATCGGCAACCAGACCCGGAATGTGTTGTCGGCCAGGCCGTCCTCGGCGTTGAGCATGCAGGCGGTGGCGATGTCGCTGTCCGGGCGGACCGGCGGCAACGGCTCGCTGATGCGGACCGCCCCGGTCGCGCTGGCCTACCTCGACGACGCCGAGGCCTGCGTCGCGGCCGCGGGCCGGATCGGGATGCTGACCCACTACGACGAACACGCCGTCGAAGCGTGCAAGCTGTGGACCTACGCCGTGCGGCACGCGGTGCTGCACGCCGACTTCGCCGGCGTCCGCGAATACCTCACCGGCTCACGGCATTCCGCCTACTGGACCGAACGGCTCGACGAGGCCGAGCAGGGCTCGCCCGCCGACTTCCCGGACAACGGCTGGGTGGTGCACGCCCTGCAGACCGCCTGGTGGGCCATCACCAGCACCGACCAGTCCACGCCGGAGCACCTGCCCCGCGCGCTGGAAGCCTGCGTTCGCGCGGGCAACGACACCGACACCACCGCCGCCATCGCGGGCGGTCTGCTGGGCGCCCGCTGGGGCGCCTCCGCGGTACCGCCGCGCTGGCGGGCGATGCTGCACGGCTATCCCGGCCTCACCGGCGCGGATCTTCCCGACCTGGCGCAACGGATCGCCGCGCACCAGCGCTGA
- the rarD gene encoding EamA family transporter RarD gives MQRSVSPPGVVFGTGAYLIWGMFPAFFGLLAFASAAEVVAQRIIWTLVVVLIVLALAGRLRELRAIDARTWRLAAAASAAIAINWGTYVYGVNSGQVVQCALGYFINPLVTVAFGVVLFRERLTRAQWIALGLGAVAVLVLTVDYGRPPLIALILACSFATYGLVKKVIPLDALRGIAAEGIVAVPFALAFLVVLMVTGRTEFTSTPAHFGLMLATGPVTLVPLLLFAVAAQRVPLSTMGILQYLTPALQMAWGVAVMHEPMPASRWAGFALIWAALAVFTTDALRRARRARRAAAAPAPLGEVTTP, from the coding sequence ATGCAGCGCAGCGTGTCTCCGCCCGGTGTCGTCTTCGGTACCGGCGCCTATCTGATCTGGGGCATGTTTCCCGCGTTCTTCGGGTTGCTGGCGTTCGCCTCGGCCGCGGAGGTGGTGGCCCAGCGCATCATCTGGACGCTGGTGGTGGTGCTGATCGTGCTGGCGCTGGCCGGCAGGCTGCGCGAGCTGCGCGCCATCGACGCGCGGACCTGGCGGCTGGCGGCCGCGGCGTCGGCGGCCATCGCGATCAACTGGGGCACCTACGTCTACGGGGTCAATTCCGGCCAGGTCGTGCAGTGCGCGCTCGGGTACTTCATCAATCCGCTGGTGACGGTGGCGTTCGGGGTGGTGCTGTTCCGCGAACGGCTCACCAGGGCGCAGTGGATCGCGCTGGGCCTGGGCGCTGTCGCGGTGCTCGTGCTGACCGTCGACTACGGCCGCCCGCCGCTGATCGCGCTGATCCTGGCCTGCTCGTTCGCCACCTACGGCCTGGTCAAGAAGGTGATCCCGCTCGACGCGCTGCGCGGGATCGCCGCCGAGGGCATCGTCGCCGTCCCGTTCGCGCTGGCCTTCCTGGTCGTGCTGATGGTCACCGGCCGCACCGAATTCACCTCCACCCCGGCGCATTTCGGGCTGATGCTGGCCACCGGCCCGGTCACCCTGGTGCCGCTGCTGCTGTTCGCCGTCGCCGCCCAGCGCGTCCCGCTCTCGACCATGGGCATCCTGCAATACCTCACCCCGGCCCTCCAGATGGCCTGGGGCGTGGCCGTGATGCACGAACCGATGCCGGCGTCGCGCTGGGCCGGATTCGCCCTCATCTGGGCCGCGCTGGCCGTGTTCACCACCGATGCCCTGCGCCGTGCGCGCCGGGCCCGCCGCGCGGCCGCCGCCCCCGCGCCCCTCGGCGAAGTGACCACTCCGTAG